GACCGGGGGTGGGCCCGCGGACGATGCTCCCGCCATCCTCCATCCTGGGGGAATTGTCCCGCCAGAACGGTCCGAGGAGCGCGGCCGCCGTCTCCGTCGCGCCGTCATTGCCGTTGTTCAGCAGGCAGACCAGGGTGGAGGCGCCGATGGCGTCGGAGAACAGCACGCCCTCGTTGTGGGTGGGGCTGTTCGCCTGCCCGATACGGCAGAGGTAGTCCACGCCGTACTCCCACTCGCCCTCGGTCGGCCTGACCTCCCGGATGAAGGCGTGAAGGTGGCGGACAAGGGCGGAGGTCACCGTCCTGAGCCGCTCGTCCGACGTCCTCGCCATCGCTTCCAGCACAGCAGGCGTCACCATCGCCTCGCCGTCGATGATCACGGCACGTCTCCTCAAAACACCTCTTGCAATCGATTGTAGGGAGTGTTCTTCGCCCGTTGCAATCGTTATTTTGGGCCATGCTCCCGACACCCCCCCGGCCAGTGGCCCTGCGCGACGTGGCGGCCGAGGCGGGGGTGCATCCCTCCACGGCCTCCCGCGCGCTCAACCCGGCGATGCGATACCTCGTGGCGGATCCTGTCGCCGAACGCGTTCAGGAGGTCGCGGCCCGGCTCGGCTATCGGCCGAACGCAGTGGCCATGTCGCTGCGCACCGGCCGGTCACGCCTGATCGGTGCGCTGGTGCCCGGCATCGCCAACCCCGTCTTCGCGCCTATCCTCGCCGGCGCGGCGGAGGCCCTGTCGGCTGCCGGCTACGCGCTGATGGTCGCCGATCCCGGCGACGACCACGGCCGCGCCGTGGAGTTCGTGGAGCAGCTCGCGGCGCGCGGCGCGGACGGGCTGCTCCTCGCCACGGCCTCCCTGCACGAGGATCCGGCCCTGGCGGCGTGCCGCGCGCGCGACATCCCCGCCGTGCTAGTCAACCGGGGCAGCGAGGGAACGTCATCCGTCGTTTCGGATGATCGGTGCGGGATGGCACTGGCCGTCGCCCATCTTCTCGGCCTGGGGCACCGCCGCATCGCCCACATCGCCGGGCCGGCGCAGCTCTCCACCGGCCTCCTGCGCAGCGAGGGCTTTGAGCGGGCACTCCGGGCGCAAGGCATGACACCGGATCCCGCGCTCCAGGAGACCACCGCCGCCTATACCCGCGAGGAGGGGGATCGGGCGGCAGCCCGGCTGATCGCGCGGCGCCCGGATCTGACGGCGCTGACCTGCGCCAACGACCTGCTCGCGCTCGGCGCCTACGATGCATGCCGCCGCGCCGGGCTGCGCATCCCCAGGGACATCTCGGTCACAGGCCACAATGACATGCCGATGGTGGACCTCATCGAACCCCCGCTGACGACCGTGCGCATTCTGCACGGGGAGATGGGCCGGCAGGCCGCGGGCCTGCTGCTGAACCGCATCGGTCGCGGTGGAGAGGCCAGCACACTGGTCCTCCCGTCGGAGCTGGTCGTGCGCGCCTCCACCGCCGCCCCCCGGGATCCCGATCCGGCGCCGGCGCGTGCGACGAGCGGCACTGGCCGCGGCCGCACGGCATCGCGCGCCCCGTGAGGCGGGCCTCCGCGCCCTAGCCCAGGCAGGGCGGGCGCCTCAGCCCTTCCTCGGGGACCTGCGGCCGGACCTCCAGTCCTCGTCCGCCCGATCCCGGCCATGGGCTCGAGGAGACGGATGCCTGTCCTTTCCGGGCCCTGCCTCCCCGGCCATAGAAGGCGCGGGCAGAGAAGGGGACAGGGACCTGCTCACCCGCACCGCTGTCCGGCGATGGAGGACGAACGCCGGTCGCGCGGCGTGTGGCTGAAACCGCAAAGGCCTCCCCGCCGCCTCAGGGCGTCTTGGAGAGAGCCTCGCCGTTCCTGGCCACGACCAGGCCCCGCTTGACGACCAGGCAGCGCGGCGGATGCGCCGCGACCGCCTCGGCCGGCGTTTCTGCCCCGAGCAGTACGATGTCGGCGTTGCAGCCCGGCTCCAGCCCGTAGTCTCCGAGCCTCAGCACGGAGGCACCCCCATGAGTGCAGACCTGGAGCGCGAGTTCCAGCTCGTCGTCACGACGGAAGTTGTTGCGGAGGCCCACCAGCATGGCCCGCTCCAGCATGTCCGCCGTGCCGTAGGGGTTCCAGCTGTCGCGCACCCCGTCCGACCCGGCACAGACCCGGATGCCCAGGGCTCGCAACCGGGCCACCGCAGGGACGGGGCGGCTGGCCGGGGCCGTGGTGGCCACCGCGACGTCGAGCGCGGCCATCGCCTCCAGCAGCGGGTTCACCAGAGCGGCGTCGGGATCGCCGAGGCAGAAGGCATGGCTCACCGTGACCTGCCCCTGCAGGCCGAGCGCGCGGGTGCGCTCCAGGATCAGTTCCATGCTGAAGGCGCCCATGGAGCCGCCCTCGTGCAGGTGGATGTCCACGGGCCGGCCGAAGCGCTCGGCCAGGCCGAAGACCACGTCGAGATGGCCTTTCGGGTCCCGGTCGATCGCGCAGGGGTCGAGCCCGCCCACGACCTCCGCGCCCATCCGCAGCGCGTCCTCCATCAGCGCTGCGACGCCTGGCCGGGTCAGGATGCCGGATTGCGGGAAGGCGACGATCTCGACATCCATTACGTCGGCATGGTCGGCACGGGTGGCGAGCACGCCCTCAAGCCCGGCGAGCCGCCCCACATCGTCGACATCGACATGGGTCCGGATGTGCGTGGTGCCCATGCGCAGCGCTTGCATCAGGAGCCGCGCGGACTGCCGGGCCGGGTCGATCTGCCCCGTCGCCCGGAGCTGCCGCTCGGCCTCGATCTTGTCGAGAACGGTCGGGCCCGCCCGATGCGGCCGCCAACCCATGCCCCAGAAGGACTTGTCGAGGTGGGTGTGCGCTTCCACGAGGCCCGGGATCATGAGGGCGCCGCCCCCATCCTCCACGGCGATCCCGGGCGCCTCCAGCCCGGAGCCGAGGCCGGCGATACGGCCGGCGCGGATCAGCACGTCCGTCGTCGGGCCGCCCATCGGGCGGACGTTCCGCAGCAGGAGATCGTGAGACATGGGGCCCTCCGTGCAGCTCTGCCGGCCCATGCCGGATCGCGGCCCCGGCCGATGCCGATGGCCGATGCCGATGCCGATGATGGCCCTGACCTATCACGAATTGGCCTGTCAGACCCGGCCTTCGAGGGTTCCGGCCGTGCAGGGCGGAAACGGGGCCATTCCCGCTGCCCGGTCAATCTGCTGACGGGAAGCTCGCCCGCGCCCGGTTCAGCAGCGCCCGGAACATCGCCACCTCCGCTTCCGACATCGCCCGCGTCGCGATCTCGTTCACCGCGTGCGCCTCGGGCAGCAGCGTCTGCCGCAGCGCGCGCCCCTCCTCCGTCAGGAAGATATGCACCTTGCGCCGGTCGGTCCCGGACCGCTGGCGGTGGATCCAGCCCTGCGCCTCGATCCCGCGCAGCGCGATCACGGCGGTCGGCTCCATCATCCCCACGCGCCGCGCCAGGTCGCTCTGGGTGATCCCGTCCTCCTCCCACAGCACACGGAGGAAGTACCAGGCTCCCGGCGCCACGCCGTAGGCCTGCAGCCGCGCCTGCAGGTGCCGCTGGATCGCCCGGTTCAGGTCCCGGACGAGGAAGCCGATGCTCTGCTCGAAGGGAAGGGGGTCGGCGCGGAGCTCGGCACTCGTCGTCATGCGCCGAACTTAGGGCGAGATCGCCCCCGGCGGAATCGCCGGGGGCGTGCATCGCGTGCCACGGGCGGAAATCTCCCGGGCAAGGACCCCTCCGTCAGGCCACCGCTGCCCGGGACATGGCCCGCTCGTCCTCCTCCTCCTCGATCCCGCCGAGGACGGCCGCCTCCTCCTCGGAGGCCCCGAGCACGCGCCAGTTCTCCGTCTTCGGCACCACGCCCTGGTAGGAGCGCAGCTTCGCCATTGGCAGGTGCGGCTCGGCCAGCCCGATCGGCTCCGCCCCTGCCTCGTGGCGCGCCACCGCGTCCAGCATGATGCGGCGGAACTGGATCACCGCGATGTCGCTCGCCCCCAGCCGCTCGCTCGTCCGGTCGGCGATCGGCCCCATGCTCTCCCACATGGCGATGTCCTGGTTGGGGATGCCGGGGATGCCGGTGAAGCTGTCGCCGGACTTCATCCAGTCCCGATCCTGCAGGTAGTCGTTCCAGGCGTGGCGCTTCATCGGGCGGAACTCCGAATCCACGTCCACGCCCACCTCCGCCACGCAGAACCTGCGCCAGGCCTCGGTGCTGATCGCCTCGCGCTCCGGGTGCCAGGCGATGAAGTGGAAGTAGCTGCTGGTGTCGTCCCGCGGCGTGATCACGCTCGCCACGTTGTAGGTGGCGTTGGGCGGGATCAGCGCGATGAAGGGCGCGACGAGGGTGGTGATCCGCACGTAGTCCTGCGTCGCCGCATTCATGATGGGGCGGCGGATTGCGGCGTAGCGCATGCCGTAATTCGTCACCTGCACCTGGATGCGCGGGTTCTTGTCGGTGGAGGGGCGCACCCAGTGCGTGTCCTTCGCCGCCGCCTCGCCGCGCGCCGGCCGCATGTCGGAGGAGTGGAGCGAGGAGGAGTGGGCACTGTCGATCTGCCCCTCCATGATCTGCGCCCAGTTGCAGGGCAGCTCGATCCGCACGATCGCCGCATGGGCTTCCGGCGTCGGCGCCCAGGGCGGCGGCTCGAAGGCGGGCATCAGCGCCGGCTCGCCCATATAGATCCACACGAAGCCGCCAGCCTCCCGCGCCGGATAGGCCTTGTGCTTCACCCGCTCCGCGAAGCCGCTCTCCTTCGGCTCGGAGGGCATGTCGATCACGTTACCCTCCACGTCCATCTTCCAGCCGTGATAGAGGCAGCGCAGCCCGCAATTCTCGTTGCGGCCGAAGGCGAGCGAGGCCTTGCGGTGCGGGCACATCTCCCCCAGCACGCCCACGCGCCCCTCCGTGTCCCGATAGGCCACCAGCTTCTCGCCGAGAATGGTGACGCGCACCGGCTTCCCGTCCGGCTCCGCCACCTGCTCGGAGAGCAGGGCGGGGATCCAGTGGCGGCGCATCAGGCGGCCCATCGGGGCCTCGCCCTCAACGCGGCAGAGGGTCTCGTTCTCCTGGGCGGTGAGCATGAGTAATTCCTCCCGGCGCCCGGCAGGCCATGATCCCGGGCGAAAACTGCTTAGGCTTCTAAGTTTGTTCCGGCCGCTCATGCCGTCAAGCGAAATCCTGTGCATCCCCACTCAGTTGCGAATCCTCGCATCTTCCCCGATTGATGTGCCTCCATCATCGCGAGCCTTGCCAAGGCAAACTTAGAACCCTAACCATATTCCCGACGGTGGAACCCGCACAGGGCAGCACCGGGAGGACAGGCCAAGGATGCTGGACACGCCCGCCCCCGATGCGGAGCTGATGACGCTGCGCGTCGCCCGTGCCGAACCCGCGGCCGACGGCATCCAGCTCTTCGAGCTGCGCCACCCCGATGGCGCCCCTCTCCCGCCCTTCACCCCCGGCTCGCACCTCGCC
This genomic window from Pararoseomonas sp. SCSIO 73927 contains:
- a CDS encoding LacI family DNA-binding transcriptional regulator codes for the protein MLPTPPRPVALRDVAAEAGVHPSTASRALNPAMRYLVADPVAERVQEVAARLGYRPNAVAMSLRTGRSRLIGALVPGIANPVFAPILAGAAEALSAAGYALMVADPGDDHGRAVEFVEQLAARGADGLLLATASLHEDPALAACRARDIPAVLVNRGSEGTSSVVSDDRCGMALAVAHLLGLGHRRIAHIAGPAQLSTGLLRSEGFERALRAQGMTPDPALQETTAAYTREEGDRAAARLIARRPDLTALTCANDLLALGAYDACRRAGLRIPRDISVTGHNDMPMVDLIEPPLTTVRILHGEMGRQAAGLLLNRIGRGGEASTLVLPSELVVRASTAAPRDPDPAPARATSGTGRGRTASRAP
- a CDS encoding amidohydrolase family protein, coding for MSHDLLLRNVRPMGGPTTDVLIRAGRIAGLGSGLEAPGIAVEDGGGALMIPGLVEAHTHLDKSFWGMGWRPHRAGPTVLDKIEAERQLRATGQIDPARQSARLLMQALRMGTTHIRTHVDVDDVGRLAGLEGVLATRADHADVMDVEIVAFPQSGILTRPGVAALMEDALRMGAEVVGGLDPCAIDRDPKGHLDVVFGLAERFGRPVDIHLHEGGSMGAFSMELILERTRALGLQGQVTVSHAFCLGDPDAALVNPLLEAMAALDVAVATTAPASRPVPAVARLRALGIRVCAGSDGVRDSWNPYGTADMLERAMLVGLRNNFRRDDELELALQVCTHGGASVLRLGDYGLEPGCNADIVLLGAETPAEAVAAHPPRCLVVKRGLVVARNGEALSKTP
- a CDS encoding MarR family transcriptional regulator, translated to MTTSAELRADPLPFEQSIGFLVRDLNRAIQRHLQARLQAYGVAPGAWYFLRVLWEEDGITQSDLARRVGMMEPTAVIALRGIEAQGWIHRQRSGTDRRKVHIFLTEEGRALRQTLLPEAHAVNEIATRAMSEAEVAMFRALLNRARASFPSAD
- a CDS encoding Rieske 2Fe-2S domain-containing protein; amino-acid sequence: MLTAQENETLCRVEGEAPMGRLMRRHWIPALLSEQVAEPDGKPVRVTILGEKLVAYRDTEGRVGVLGEMCPHRKASLAFGRNENCGLRCLYHGWKMDVEGNVIDMPSEPKESGFAERVKHKAYPAREAGGFVWIYMGEPALMPAFEPPPWAPTPEAHAAIVRIELPCNWAQIMEGQIDSAHSSSLHSSDMRPARGEAAAKDTHWVRPSTDKNPRIQVQVTNYGMRYAAIRRPIMNAATQDYVRITTLVAPFIALIPPNATYNVASVITPRDDTSSYFHFIAWHPEREAISTEAWRRFCVAEVGVDVDSEFRPMKRHAWNDYLQDRDWMKSGDSFTGIPGIPNQDIAMWESMGPIADRTSERLGASDIAVIQFRRIMLDAVARHEAGAEPIGLAEPHLPMAKLRSYQGVVPKTENWRVLGASEEEAAVLGGIEEEEDERAMSRAAVA